The following proteins come from a genomic window of Paenibacillus sp. CAA11:
- a CDS encoding sn-glycerol-1-phosphate dehydrogenase yields the protein MPNAWQFMGLPETERNGAHEALNRLEQIVLKSGAIQEAAAYIKQQGWNQPIIVADEHTYLAAGKQLNELLEAQGIWARVCLIEPNEQGDVIADEVAMMQLFVEADPERTDCLIAAGSGTLHDITRFVSLHGQIPFVSVPTAPSVDGFTSAGAPIILRGIKKTIQATAPVAIFADLNILKEAPQRLVAAGFGDMLGKYTSLFDWKVSHLTADEPYSDPIAEITERALLSCVDQVDEIGKRSEAGIKALMTALIESGIAMLLFGQSHPASGAEHHVSHYWEMEYLQRGERQLLHGAKVGAACAEIVRLYHEALDHKTYPGAKPSIVDQYGEQLAAWIRQVPEESVIRELMRRAGGPSSRVDLGIDDTLLARSLREAHEVRLNRHTLLRALNEA from the coding sequence ATGCCAAATGCATGGCAATTTATGGGACTGCCAGAAACAGAACGGAATGGTGCGCATGAAGCCTTAAACCGGCTTGAACAGATCGTCCTAAAATCAGGAGCTATTCAGGAAGCGGCTGCTTACATTAAGCAGCAGGGATGGAACCAGCCTATTATTGTTGCTGATGAGCATACATACCTGGCGGCCGGCAAGCAGTTAAACGAGCTTCTTGAAGCACAAGGCATCTGGGCAAGAGTCTGCCTGATTGAACCGAATGAACAAGGGGATGTCATTGCGGATGAGGTGGCCATGATGCAGCTGTTCGTCGAAGCTGACCCTGAGCGTACGGATTGCCTGATTGCCGCTGGTTCGGGGACGCTTCATGATATCACGCGGTTTGTAAGCCTTCATGGACAAATCCCTTTTGTATCTGTACCAACGGCACCCTCGGTGGATGGCTTCACTTCGGCTGGCGCCCCGATTATTCTGAGAGGAATAAAAAAGACGATTCAGGCGACAGCTCCGGTGGCGATCTTTGCAGATTTAAATATCCTGAAGGAAGCTCCGCAGCGGTTGGTCGCCGCAGGTTTTGGGGATATGCTCGGCAAGTATACCTCTCTCTTTGACTGGAAGGTATCGCATCTTACTGCGGATGAGCCCTACTCAGACCCTATTGCGGAAATTACGGAACGGGCTCTGCTCAGCTGTGTGGATCAAGTGGATGAGATCGGCAAGCGATCTGAAGCAGGTATAAAGGCTCTAATGACCGCCTTGATTGAATCAGGCATTGCTATGCTTTTATTTGGACAATCCCATCCTGCTTCCGGCGCAGAACACCATGTCTCCCATTATTGGGAGATGGAGTACCTCCAGCGCGGAGAAAGGCAGCTGCTGCACGGCGCGAAAGTAGGGGCTGCCTGCGCCGAAATTGTTCGCCTGTATCATGAAGCTTTGGATCACAAGACTTATCCAGGAGCGAAGCCAAGCATTGTAGACCAATACGGGGAGCAGCTCGCCGCGTGGATTCGGCAGGTGCCTGAGGAATCCGTCATCCGGGAATTGATGCGGCGTGCAGGAGGCCCTTCAAGCCGGGTTGATCTTGGCATAGATGATACTCTGCTTGCGCGAAGCTTACGCGAGGCCCACGAGGTACGGCTGAATCGGCATACTTTATTAAGAGCACTTAATGAAGCATAA
- a CDS encoding response regulator transcription factor, whose protein sequence is MRNVLIVDDEPKQREGLARFIPWESYGFVVAGTAANAFEALDKHKELQPSLMVVDIRMPGMDGLELVQALRKVDPKLHILILSGYADFEYAKRAISERADGYLLKPVDEDEMVTYLERIQAACVREQEEEALGREAASWNREVLVQSLLKGSAPLTPGLLNKAEHLGMLWKEYQMLVIELFPPEHAAPETVEQVLRRTADWFEQGGRGIGTVVQSQVNIVLRTPLSHEQLREEARHELQHLLGSSFCFTAAIGSKVLQLTDLHRSYMEAKELIRNKFYFDNGRILHEPLTLPIDAVGEGLDLSALEEQMYYALDIGNGTQLKSLIRNYGQTLVTQGQTEQEIKRKFAELMTQLLTKLSLRQSEDFEGLKGYTEQFAQLYQQHSIYSLYEHLDQMLNCALHQGGSRTKEQEVKNMLDLIHRNYSDNLKLETLAGIFNYNSAYLGKLFKNATGEYFNTYLDKVRIEQAKKYLQEGMKVYQVAEKVGYTNVDYFHSKFRKYVGTSPSVYRKGAANE, encoded by the coding sequence ATGAGGAATGTACTGATTGTTGATGATGAACCCAAACAACGGGAAGGTCTGGCCCGGTTTATCCCTTGGGAATCCTACGGGTTCGTTGTGGCAGGTACGGCGGCGAATGCGTTTGAAGCGCTGGATAAGCATAAAGAGCTGCAGCCCAGCCTTATGGTTGTAGATATTCGTATGCCGGGGATGGACGGACTTGAGCTGGTGCAAGCTCTCCGGAAGGTTGATCCGAAGCTCCATATATTGATATTAAGCGGCTATGCTGATTTTGAATATGCCAAGAGGGCGATCTCGGAGCGAGCGGATGGTTATCTTCTTAAGCCGGTAGATGAAGATGAAATGGTTACTTATTTGGAGCGGATTCAGGCGGCTTGTGTTAGAGAACAGGAGGAGGAAGCGCTTGGTCGCGAGGCGGCGTCTTGGAATCGGGAGGTGCTGGTCCAATCGCTTCTTAAAGGATCTGCTCCGCTAACACCGGGCCTATTGAATAAGGCCGAGCATCTTGGAATGCTGTGGAAGGAATATCAGATGCTTGTGATTGAACTTTTTCCTCCTGAACATGCCGCTCCTGAGACGGTGGAGCAGGTACTGCGGCGCACGGCAGATTGGTTTGAACAGGGCGGCAGGGGGATTGGGACGGTAGTACAGTCACAAGTGAACATTGTGCTCCGAACTCCGCTTTCCCATGAGCAGCTGCGGGAGGAGGCTCGCCATGAGCTGCAGCATTTGCTGGGCAGTTCTTTTTGCTTCACAGCCGCTATAGGCTCCAAGGTGCTGCAATTGACAGACCTGCACCGCTCTTACATGGAAGCGAAGGAGCTGATCCGGAACAAATTTTATTTTGACAATGGGCGTATTCTGCATGAGCCTCTGACGCTTCCTATAGATGCCGTAGGAGAGGGACTGGATTTATCTGCTCTGGAGGAGCAGATGTACTATGCGCTGGACATTGGTAATGGCACTCAGCTTAAGTCCTTGATCCGAAACTATGGTCAAACCTTGGTCACCCAGGGCCAAACCGAGCAGGAGATCAAACGGAAATTTGCGGAGCTGATGACACAGCTGCTTACCAAGCTCTCTCTTCGTCAGTCTGAAGACTTTGAAGGTCTAAAGGGATATACGGAACAATTCGCTCAGCTGTATCAGCAGCATAGTATTTATTCGCTTTATGAGCACCTTGATCAAATGCTGAACTGTGCCTTGCATCAGGGGGGAAGCCGGACTAAGGAGCAGGAAGTGAAGAACATGCTTGATCTGATCCACCGCAATTACAGCGATAATCTCAAACTCGAGACGCTGGCCGGCATTTTCAATTACAACAGTGCCTATCTTGGAAAATTGTTCAAGAATGCGACGGGAGAGTACTTTAATACTTATTTGGATAAGGTGCGGATTGAGCAGGCGAAGAAGTATCTGCAGGAGGGAATGAAGGTGTATCAGGTTGCGGAGAAGGTCGGATATACCAATGTAGATTATTTTCACAGCAAATTCCGTAAATATGTAGGGACATCCCCGTCAGTTTACCGTAAAGGTGCAGCGAACGAGTAG